The following are encoded in a window of Oncorhynchus keta strain PuntledgeMale-10-30-2019 chromosome 10, Oket_V2, whole genome shotgun sequence genomic DNA:
- the LOC127932055 gene encoding uncharacterized histidine-rich protein DDB_G0274557-like isoform X27 translates to MVHRYPRMVHRYPRMVHRYPRMVHRYPRMVHRYPRMVHRYPRMVHRYPHMVHRYPHMVHRYPHMVHRYPHMVHRYPHMVHRYPHMVHRYPHMVHRYPHMVHRYPHMVHRYPHMVHRYPHMVHRYPHMVHRYPHMVHRYPHMVHRYPHMVHRYPHMVHRYPHMVHRYPHMVHRYPHMVHRYPHMVHRYPHMVHRYPHMVHRYPHMVHRYPHMVHRYPHMVHRYPHMVHRYPPVECQ, encoded by the exons ATGGTGCACAGGTATCCCCGCATGGTGCACAG GTATCCCCGCATGGTGCACAGGTATCCCCGCATGGTGCACAG GTATCCCCGCATGGTGCACAGGTATCCCCGCATGGTGCACAG GTATCCCCGCATGGTGCACAGGTATCCCCACATGGTGCACAGGTATCCCCACATGGTGCACAGGTATCCCCACATGGTGCACAGGTATCCCCACATGGTGCACAGGTATCCCCACATGGTGCACAGGTATCCCCACATGGTGCACAGGTATCCTCACATGGTGCACAGGTATCCCCACATGGTGCACAGGTATCCCCACATGGTGCACAGGTATCCCCACATGGTGCACAGGTATCCCCACATGGTGCACAGGTATCCCCACATGGTGCACAGGTATCCCCACATGGTGCACAGGTATCCCCACATGGTGCACAGGTATCCCCACATGGTGCACAGGTATCCCCACATGGTGCACAGGTATCCTCACATGGTGCACAGGTATCCCCACATGGTGCACAGGTATCCCCACATGGTGCACAGGTATCCCCACATGGTGCACAGGTATCCCCACATGGTGCACAGGTATCCCCACATGGTGCACAGGTATCCCCACATGGTGCACAGGTATCCTCACATGGTGCACAGGTATCCCCACATGGTGCACAGGTATCCCCACATGGTGCACAGGTATCCCCCCGTAGAGTGTCAATAG
- the LOC127932055 gene encoding uncharacterized histidine-rich protein DDB_G0274557-like isoform X3: MVHRYPRMVHRYPHMVHRYPHMVHRYPHMVHRYPHMVHRYPHMVHRYPHMVHRYPHMVHRYPHMVHRYPRMVHRYPRMVHRYPRMVHRYPHMVHRYPHMVHRYPHMVHRYPHMVHRYPHMVHRYPHMVHRYPHMVHRYPHMVHRYPHMVHRYPHMVHRYPHMVHRYPHMVHRYPHMVHRYPHMVHRYPHMVHRYPHMVHRYPHMVHRYPHMVHRYPHMVHRYPHMVHRYPHMVHRYPHMVHRYPHMVHRYPHMVHRYPHMVHRYPHMVHRYPPVECQ, encoded by the exons ATGGTGCACAGGTATCCCCGCATGGTGCACAGGTATCCTCACATGGTGCACAGGTATCCCCACATGGTGCACAG GTATCCCCACATGGTGCACAGGTATCCCCACATGGTGCACAGGTATCCCCACATGGTGCACAGGTATCCTCACATGGTGCACAGGTATCCCCACATGGTGCACAGGTATCCCCACATGGTGCACAGGTATCCCCGCATGGTGCACAGGTATCCCCGCATGGTGCACAG GTATCCCCGCATGGTGCACAGGTATCCCCACATGGTGCACAGGTATCCCCACATGGTGCACAGGTATCCCCACATGGTGCACAGGTATCCCCACATGGTGCACAGGTATCCCCACATGGTGCACAGGTATCCCCACATGGTGCACAGGTATCCTCACATGGTGCACAGGTATCCCCACATGGTGCACAGGTATCCCCACATGGTGCACAGGTATCCCCACATGGTGCACAGGTATCCCCACATGGTGCACAGGTATCCCCACATGGTGCACAGGTATCCCCACATGGTGCACAGGTATCCCCACATGGTGCACAGGTATCCCCACATGGTGCACAGGTATCCCCACATGGTGCACAGGTATCCTCACATGGTGCACAGGTATCCCCACATGGTGCACAGGTATCCCCACATGGTGCACAGGTATCCCCACATGGTGCACAGGTATCCCCACATGGTGCACAGGTATCCCCACATGGTGCACAGGTATCCCCACATGGTGCACAGGTATCCTCACATGGTGCACAGGTATCCCCACATGGTGCACAGGTATCCCCACATGGTGCACAGGTATCCCCCCGTAGAGTGTCAATAG
- the LOC127932055 gene encoding uncharacterized histidine-rich protein DDB_G0274557-like isoform X31: MVHRYPRMVHRYPHMVHRYPHMVHRYPRMVHRYPRMVHRYPHMVHRYPHMVHRYPHMVHRYPHMVHRYPRMVHRYPRMVHRYPHMVHRYPHMVHRYPHMVHRYPHMVHRYPHMVHRYPHMVHRYPHMVHRYPHMVHRYPHMVHRYPHMVHRYPHMVHRYPHMVHRYPHMVHRYPHMVHRYPHMVHRYPHMVHRYPHMVHRYPHMVHRYPHMVHRYPHMVHRYPPVECQ; encoded by the exons ATGGTGCACAGGTATCCCCGCATGGTGCACAGGTATCCTCACATGGTGCACAGGTATCCCCACATGGTGCACAGGTATCCCCGCATGGTGCACAGGTATCCCCGCATGGTGCACAGGTATCCCCACATGGTGCACAGGTATCCCCACATGGTGCACAGGTATCCCCACATGGTGCACAGGTATCCTCACATGGTGCACAG GTATCCCCGCATGGTGCACAG GTATCCCCGCATGGTGCACAG GTATCCTCACATGGTGCACAGGTATCCCCACATGGTGCACAGGTATCCCCACATGGTGCACAGGTATCCCCACATGGTGCACAGGTATCCCCACATGGTGCACAGGTATCCCCACATGGTGCACAGGTATCCCCACATGGTGCACAGGTATCCCCACATGGTGCACAGGTATCCCCACATGGTGCACAGGTATCCCCACATGGTGCACAGGTATCCTCACATGGTGCACAGGTATCCCCACATGGTGCACAGGTATCCCCACATGGTGCACAGGTATCCCCACATGGTGCACAGGTATCCCCACATGGTGCACAGGTATCCCCACATGGTGCACAGGTATCCCCACATGGTGCACAGGTATCCTCACATGGTGCACAGGTATCCCCACATGGTGCACAGGTATCCCCACATGGTGCACAGGTATCCCCCCGTAGAGTGTCAATAG
- the LOC127932055 gene encoding uncharacterized histidine-rich protein DDB_G0274557-like isoform X15, giving the protein MVHRYPRMVHRYPHMVHRYPHMVHRYPRMVHRYPRMVHRYPHMVHRYPHMVHRYPHMVHRYPHMVHRYPHMVHRYPHMVHRYPHMVHRYPHMVHRYPRMVHRYPHMVHRYPHMVHRYPHMVHRYPHMVHRYPHMVHRYPHMVHRYPHMVHRYPHMVHRYPHMVHRYPHMVHRYPHMVHRYPHMVHRYPHMVHRYPHMVHRYPHMVHRYPHMVHRYPHMVHRYPHMVHRYPHMVHRYPHMVHRYPPVECQ; this is encoded by the exons ATGGTGCACAGGTATCCCCGCATGGTGCACAGGTATCCTCACATGGTGCACAGGTATCCCCACATGGTGCACAGGTATCCCCGCATGGTGCACAGGTATCCCCGCATGGTGCACAGGTATCCCCACATGGTGCACAGGTATCCCCACATGGTGCACAGGTATCCCCACATGGTGCACAGGTATCCTCACATGGTGCACAGGTATCCCCACATGGTGCACAGGTATCCCCACATGGTGCACAG GTATCCCCACATGGTGCACAGGTATCCCCACATGGTGCACAGGTATCCCCGCATGGTGCACAG GTATCCTCACATGGTGCACAGGTATCCCCACATGGTGCACAGGTATCCCCACATGGTGCACAGGTATCCCCACATGGTGCACAGGTATCCCCACATGGTGCACAGGTATCCCCACATGGTGCACAGGTATCCCCACATGGTGCACAGGTATCCCCACATGGTGCACAGGTATCCCCACATGGTGCACAGGTATCCCCACATGGTGCACAGGTATCCTCACATGGTGCACAGGTATCCCCACATGGTGCACAGGTATCCCCACATGGTGCACAGGTATCCCCACATGGTGCACAGGTATCCCCACATGGTGCACAGGTATCCCCACATGGTGCACAGGTATCCCCACATGGTGCACAGGTATCCTCACATGGTGCACAGGTATCCCCACATGGTGCACAGGTATCCCCACATGGTGCACAGGTATCCCCCCGTAGAGTGTCAATAG
- the LOC127932055 gene encoding uncharacterized histidine-rich protein DDB_G0274557-like isoform X45, with protein MVHRYPRMVHRYPHMVHRYPHMVHRYPRMVHRYPRMVHRYPRMVHRYPRMVHRYPHMVHRYPHMVHRYPHMVHRYPHMVHRYPHMVHRYPHMVHRYPHMVHRYPHMVHRYPHMVHRYPHMVHRYPHMVHRYPHMVHRYPHMVHRYPHMVHRYPHMVHRYPHMVHRYPHMVHRYPHMVHRYPHMVHRYPHMVHRYPPVECQ; from the exons ATGGTGCACAGGTATCCCCGCATGGTGCACAGGTATCCTCACATGGTGCACAGGTATCCCCACATGGTGCACAGGTATCCCCGCATGGTGCACAGGTATCCCCGCATGGTGCACAG GTATCCCCGCATGGTGCACAG GTATCCCCGCATGGTGCACAG GTATCCTCACATGGTGCACAGGTATCCCCACATGGTGCACAGGTATCCCCACATGGTGCACAGGTATCCCCACATGGTGCACAGGTATCCCCACATGGTGCACAGGTATCCCCACATGGTGCACAGGTATCCCCACATGGTGCACAGGTATCCCCACATGGTGCACAGGTATCCCCACATGGTGCACAGGTATCCCCACATGGTGCACAGGTATCCTCACATGGTGCACAGGTATCCCCACATGGTGCACAGGTATCCCCACATGGTGCACAGGTATCCCCACATGGTGCACAGGTATCCCCACATGGTGCACAGGTATCCCCACATGGTGCACAGGTATCCCCACATGGTGCACAGGTATCCTCACATGGTGCACAGGTATCCCCACATGGTGCACAGGTATCCCCACATGGTGCACAGGTATCCCCCCGTAGAGTGTCAATAG
- the LOC127932055 gene encoding uncharacterized histidine-rich protein DDB_G0274557-like isoform X10, with amino-acid sequence MVHRYPRMVHRYPHMVHRYPHMVHRYPRMVHRYPRMVHRYPHMVHRYPHMVHRYPHMVHRYPRMVHRYPRMVHRYPRMVHRYPHMVHRYPHMVHRYPHMVHRYPHMVHRYPHMVHRYPHMVHRYPHMVHRYPHMVHRYPHMVHRYPHMVHRYPHMVHRYPHMVHRYPHMVHRYPHMVHRYPHMVHRYPHMVHRYPHMVHRYPHMVHRYPHMVHRYPHMVHRYPHMVHRYPHMVHRYPHMVHRYPHMVHRYPHMVHRYPHMVHRYPPVECQ; translated from the exons ATGGTGCACAGGTATCCCCGCATGGTGCACAGGTATCCTCACATGGTGCACAGGTATCCCCACATGGTGCACAGGTATCCCCGCATGGTGCACAGGTATCCCCGCATGGTGCACAG GTATCCTCACATGGTGCACAGGTATCCCCACATGGTGCACAGGTATCCCCACATGGTGCACAGGTATCCCCGCATGGTGCACAGGTATCCCCGCATGGTGCACAG GTATCCCCGCATGGTGCACAGGTATCCCCACATGGTGCACAGGTATCCCCACATGGTGCACAGGTATCCCCACATGGTGCACAGGTATCCCCACATGGTGCACAGGTATCCCCACATGGTGCACAGGTATCCCCACATGGTGCACAGGTATCCTCACATGGTGCACAGGTATCCCCACATGGTGCACAGGTATCCCCACATGGTGCACAGGTATCCCCACATGGTGCACAGGTATCCCCACATGGTGCACAGGTATCCCCACATGGTGCACAGGTATCCCCACATGGTGCACAGGTATCCCCACATGGTGCACAGGTATCCCCACATGGTGCACAGGTATCCCCACATGGTGCACAGGTATCCTCACATGGTGCACAGGTATCCCCACATGGTGCACAGGTATCCCCACATGGTGCACAGGTATCCCCACATGGTGCACAGGTATCCCCACATGGTGCACAGGTATCCCCACATGGTGCACAGGTATCCCCACATGGTGCACAGGTATCCTCACATGGTGCACAGGTATCCCCACATGGTGCACAGGTATCCCCACATGGTGCACAGGTATCCCCCCGTAGAGTGTCAATAG
- the LOC127932055 gene encoding uncharacterized histidine-rich protein DDB_G0274557-like isoform X26: MVHRYPRMVHRYPHMVHRYPHMVHRYPRMVHRYPRMVHRYPRMVHRYPHMVHRYPHMVHRYPHMVHRYPHMVHRYPHMVHRYPHMVHRYPHMVHRYPHMVHRYPHMVHRYPHMVHRYPHMVHRYPHMVHRYPHMVHRYPHMVHRYPHMVHRYPHMVHRYPHMVHRYPHMVHRYPHMVHRYPHMVHRYPHMVHRYPHMVHRYPHMVHRYPHMVHRYPHMVHRYPHMVHRYPPVECQ, encoded by the exons ATGGTGCACAGGTATCCCCGCATGGTGCACAGGTATCCTCACATGGTGCACAGGTATCCCCACATGGTGCACAGGTATCCCCGCATGGTGCACAGGTATCCCCGCATGGTGCACAG GTATCCCCGCATGGTGCACAGGTATCCCCACATGGTGCACAGGTATCCCCACATGGTGCACAGGTATCCCCACATGGTGCACAGGTATCCCCACATGGTGCACAGGTATCCCCACATGGTGCACAGGTATCCCCACATGGTGCACAGGTATCCTCACATGGTGCACAGGTATCCCCACATGGTGCACAGGTATCCCCACATGGTGCACAGGTATCCCCACATGGTGCACAGGTATCCCCACATGGTGCACAGGTATCCCCACATGGTGCACAGGTATCCCCACATGGTGCACAGGTATCCCCACATGGTGCACAGGTATCCCCACATGGTGCACAGGTATCCCCACATGGTGCACAGGTATCCTCACATGGTGCACAGGTATCCCCACATGGTGCACAGGTATCCCCACATGGTGCACAGGTATCCCCACATGGTGCACAGGTATCCCCACATGGTGCACAGGTATCCCCACATGGTGCACAGGTATCCCCACATGGTGCACAGGTATCCTCACATGGTGCACAGGTATCCCCACATGGTGCACAGGTATCCCCACATGGTGCACAGGTATCCCCCCGTAGAGTGTCAATAG
- the LOC127932055 gene encoding uncharacterized histidine-rich protein DDB_G0274557-like isoform X21: MVHRYPRMVHRYPHMVHRYPHMVHRYPRMVHRYPRMVHRYPRMVHRYPRMVHRYPRMVHRYPHMVHRYPHMVHRYPHMVHRYPHMVHRYPHMVHRYPHMVHRYPHMVHRYPHMVHRYPHMVHRYPHMVHRYPHMVHRYPHMVHRYPHMVHRYPHMVHRYPHMVHRYPHMVHRYPHMVHRYPHMVHRYPHMVHRYPHMVHRYPHMVHRYPHMVHRYPHMVHRYPHMVHRYPHMVHRYPHMVHRYPPVECQ, from the exons ATGGTGCACAGGTATCCCCGCATGGTGCACAGGTATCCTCACATGGTGCACAGGTATCCCCACATGGTGCACAGGTATCCCCGCATGGTGCACAGGTATCCCCGCATGGTGCACAG GTATCCCCGCATGGTGCACAGGTATCCCCGCATGGTGCACAG GTATCCCCGCATGGTGCACAGGTATCCCCACATGGTGCACAGGTATCCCCACATGGTGCACAGGTATCCCCACATGGTGCACAGGTATCCCCACATGGTGCACAGGTATCCCCACATGGTGCACAGGTATCCCCACATGGTGCACAGGTATCCTCACATGGTGCACAGGTATCCCCACATGGTGCACAGGTATCCCCACATGGTGCACAGGTATCCCCACATGGTGCACAGGTATCCCCACATGGTGCACAGGTATCCCCACATGGTGCACAGGTATCCCCACATGGTGCACAGGTATCCCCACATGGTGCACAGGTATCCCCACATGGTGCACAGGTATCCCCACATGGTGCACAGGTATCCTCACATGGTGCACAGGTATCCCCACATGGTGCACAGGTATCCCCACATGGTGCACAGGTATCCCCACATGGTGCACAGGTATCCCCACATGGTGCACAGGTATCCCCACATGGTGCACAGGTATCCCCACATGGTGCACAGGTATCCTCACATGGTGCACAGGTATCCCCACATGGTGCACAGGTATCCCCACATGGTGCACAGGTATCCCCCCGTAGAGTGTCAATAG
- the LOC127932055 gene encoding uncharacterized histidine-rich protein DDB_G0274557-like isoform X17, with protein sequence MVHRYPRMVHRYPHMVHRYPHMVHRYPRMVHRYPRMVHRYPHMVHRYPHMVHRYPHMVHRYPHMVHRYPHMVHRYPHMVHRYPRMVHRYPRMVHRYPRMVHRYPHMVHRYPHMVHRYPHMVHRYPHMVHRYPHMVHRYPHMVHRYPHMVHRYPHMVHRYPHMVHRYPHMVHRYPHMVHRYPHMVHRYPHMVHRYPHMVHRYPHMVHRYPHMVHRYPHMVHRYPHMVHRYPHMVHRYPHMVHRYPPVECQ encoded by the exons ATGGTGCACAGGTATCCCCGCATGGTGCACAGGTATCCTCACATGGTGCACAGGTATCCCCACATGGTGCACAGGTATCCCCGCATGGTGCACAGGTATCCCCGCATGGTGCACAGGTATCCCCACATGGTGCACAGGTATCCCCACATGGTGCACAGGTATCCCCACATGGTGCACAGGTATCCTCACATGGTGCACAGGTATCCCCACATGGTGCACAGGTATCCCCACATGGTGCACAGGTATCCCCGCATGGTGCACAGGTATCCCCGCATGGTGCACAG GTATCCCCGCATGGTGCACAGGTATCCCCACATGGTGCACAGGTATCCCCACATGGTGCACAGGTATCCCCACATGGTGCACAGGTATCCCCACATGGTGCACAGGTATCCCCACATGGTGCACAGGTATCCCCACATGGTGCACAGGTATCCTCACATGGTGCACAGGTATCCCCACATGGTGCACAGGTATCCCCACATGGTGCACAGGTATCCCCACATGGTGCACAGGTATCCCCACATGGTGCACAGGTATCCCCACATGGTGCACAGGTATCCCCACATGGTGCACAGGTATCCCCACATGGTGCACAGGTATCCCCACATGGTGCACAGGTATCCCCACATGGTGCACAGGTATCCTCACATGGTGCACAG GTATCCTCACATGGTGCACAGGTATCCCCACATGGTGCACAGGTATCCCCACATGGTGCACAGGTATCCCCCCGTAGAGTGTCAATAG
- the LOC127932055 gene encoding uncharacterized histidine-rich protein DDB_G0274557-like isoform X35, translating to MVHRYPRMVHRYPHMVHRYPHMVHRYPRMVHRYPRMVHRYPRMVHRYPRMVHRYPHMVHRYPHMVHRYPRMVHRYPHMVHRYPHMVHRYPHMVHRYPHMVHRYPHMVHRYPHMVHRYPHMVHRYPHMVHRYPHMVHRYPHMVHRYPHMVHRYPHMVHRYPHMVHRYPHMVHRYPHMVHRYPHMVHRYPHMVHRYPHMVHRYPHMVHRYPHMVHRYPPVECQ from the exons ATGGTGCACAGGTATCCCCGCATGGTGCACAGGTATCCTCACATGGTGCACAGGTATCCCCACATGGTGCACAGGTATCCCCGCATGGTGCACAGGTATCCCCGCATGGTGCACAG GTATCCCCGCATGGTGCACAGGTATCCCCGCATGGTGCACAGGTATCCCCACATGGTGCACAGGTATCCCCACATGGTGCACAGGTATCCCCGCATGGTGCACAG GTATCCTCACATGGTGCACAGGTATCCCCACATGGTGCACAGGTATCCCCACATGGTGCACAGGTATCCCCACATGGTGCACAGGTATCCCCACATGGTGCACAGGTATCCCCACATGGTGCACAGGTATCCCCACATGGTGCACAGGTATCCCCACATGGTGCACAGGTATCCCCACATGGTGCACAGGTATCCCCACATGGTGCACAGGTATCCTCACATGGTGCACAGGTATCCCCACATGGTGCACAGGTATCCCCACATGGTGCACAGGTATCCCCACATGGTGCACAGGTATCCCCACATGGTGCACAGGTATCCCCACATGGTGCACAGGTATCCCCACATGGTGCACAGGTATCCTCACATGGTGCACAGGTATCCCCACATGGTGCACAGGTATCCCCACATGGTGCACAGGTATCCCCCCGTAGAGTGTCAATAG
- the LOC127932055 gene encoding uncharacterized histidine-rich protein DDB_G0274557-like isoform X49, giving the protein MVHRYPRMVHRYPRMVHRYPRMVHRYPHMVHRYPHMVHRYPHMVHRYPHMVHRYPHMVHRYPHMVHRYPHMVHRYPHMVHRYPHMVHRYPHMVHRYPHMVHRYPHMVHRYPHMVHRYPHMVHRYPHMVHRYPHMVHRYPHMVHRYPHMVHRYPHMVHRYPHMVHRYPPVECQ; this is encoded by the exons ATGGTGCACAGGTATCCCCGCATGGTGCACAG GTATCCCCGCATGGTGCACAG GTATCCCCGCATGGTGCACAG GTATCCTCACATGGTGCACAGGTATCCCCACATGGTGCACAGGTATCCCCACATGGTGCACAGGTATCCCCACATGGTGCACAGGTATCCCCACATGGTGCACAGGTATCCCCACATGGTGCACAGGTATCCCCACATGGTGCACAGGTATCCCCACATGGTGCACAGGTATCCCCACATGGTGCACAGGTATCCCCACATGGTGCACAGGTATCCTCACATGGTGCACAGGTATCCCCACATGGTGCACAGGTATCCCCACATGGTGCACAGGTATCCCCACATGGTGCACAGGTATCCCCACATGGTGCACAGGTATCCCCACATGGTGCACAGGTATCCCCACATGGTGCACAGGTATCCTCACATGGTGCACAGGTATCCCCACATGGTGCACAGGTATCCCCACATGGTGCACAGGTATCCCCCCGTAGAGTGTCAATAG
- the LOC127932055 gene encoding uncharacterized histidine-rich protein DDB_G0274557-like isoform X29 — protein sequence MVHRYPRMVHRYPHMVHRYPRMVHRYPRMVHRYPRMVHRYPRMVHRYPHMVHRYPHMVHRYPHMVHRYPHMVHRYPHMVHRYPHMVHRYPHMVHRYPHMVHRYPHMVHRYPHMVHRYPHMVHRYPHMVHRYPHMVHRYPHMVHRYPHMVHRYPHMVHRYPHMVHRYPHMVHRYPHMVHRYPHMVHRYPHMVHRYPHMVHRYPHMVHRYPHMVHRYPHMVHRYPHMVHRYPPVECQ from the exons ATGGTGCACAGGTATCCCCGCATGGTGCACAGGTATCCTCACATGGTGCACAG GTATCCCCGCATGGTGCACAG GTATCCCCGCATGGTGCACAGGTATCCCCGCATGGTGCACAG GTATCCCCGCATGGTGCACAGGTATCCCCACATGGTGCACAGGTATCCCCACATGGTGCACAGGTATCCCCACATGGTGCACAGGTATCCCCACATGGTGCACAGGTATCCCCACATGGTGCACAGGTATCCCCACATGGTGCACAGGTATCCTCACATGGTGCACAGGTATCCCCACATGGTGCACAGGTATCCCCACATGGTGCACAGGTATCCCCACATGGTGCACAGGTATCCCCACATGGTGCACAGGTATCCCCACATGGTGCACAGGTATCCCCACATGGTGCACAGGTATCCCCACATGGTGCACAGGTATCCCCACATGGTGCACAGGTATCCCCACATGGTGCACAGGTATCCTCACATGGTGCACAGGTATCCCCACATGGTGCACAGGTATCCCCACATGGTGCACAGGTATCCCCACATGGTGCACAGGTATCCCCACATGGTGCACAGGTATCCCCACATGGTGCACAGGTATCCCCACATGGTGCACAGGTATCCTCACATGGTGCACAGGTATCCCCACATGGTGCACAGGTATCCCCACATGGTGCACAGGTATCCCCCCGTAGAGTGTCAATAG
- the LOC127932055 gene encoding uncharacterized histidine-rich protein DDB_G0274557-like isoform X32 yields MVHRYPRMVHRYPRMVHRYPRMVHRYPRMVHRYPRMVHRYPHMVHRYPHMVHRYPHMVHRYPHMVHRYPHMVHRYPHMVHRYPHMVHRYPHMVHRYPHMVHRYPHMVHRYPHMVHRYPHMVHRYPHMVHRYPHMVHRYPHMVHRYPHMVHRYPHMVHRYPHMVHRYPHMVHRYPHMVHRYPHMVHRYPHMVHRYPHMVHRYPHMVHRYPHMVHRYPHMVHRYPPVECQ; encoded by the exons ATGGTGCACAGGTATCCCCGCATGGTGCACAG GTATCCCCGCATGGTGCACAG GTATCCCCGCATGGTGCACAGGTATCCCCGCATGGTGCACAG GTATCCCCGCATGGTGCACAGGTATCCCCACATGGTGCACAGGTATCCCCACATGGTGCACAGGTATCCCCACATGGTGCACAGGTATCCCCACATGGTGCACAGGTATCCCCACATGGTGCACAGGTATCCCCACATGGTGCACAGGTATCCTCACATGGTGCACAGGTATCCCCACATGGTGCACAGGTATCCCCACATGGTGCACAGGTATCCCCACATGGTGCACAGGTATCCCCACATGGTGCACAGGTATCCCCACATGGTGCACAGGTATCCCCACATGGTGCACAGGTATCCCCACATGGTGCACAGGTATCCCCACATGGTGCACAGGTATCCCCACATGGTGCACAGGTATCCTCACATGGTGCACAGGTATCCCCACATGGTGCACAGGTATCCCCACATGGTGCACAGGTATCCCCACATGGTGCACAGGTATCCCCACATGGTGCACAGGTATCCCCACATGGTGCACAGGTATCCCCACATGGTGCACAGGTATCCTCACATGGTGCACAGGTATCCCCACATGGTGCACAGGTATCCCCACATGGTGCACAGGTATCCCCCCGTAGAGTGTCAATAG
- the LOC127932055 gene encoding uncharacterized histidine-rich protein DDB_G0274557-like isoform X34 has translation MVHRYPRMVHRYPHMVHRYPHMVHRYPRMVHRYPRMVHRYPHMVHRYPHMVHRYPHMVHRYPHMVHRYPHMVHRYPHMVHRYPHMVHRYPHMVHRYPHMVHRYPHMVHRYPHMVHRYPHMVHRYPHMVHRYPHMVHRYPHMVHRYPHMVHRYPHMVHRYPHMVHRYPHMVHRYPHMVHRYPHMVHRYPHMVHRYPHMVHRYPHMVHRYPHMVHRYPPVECQ, from the exons ATGGTGCACAGGTATCCCCGCATGGTGCACAGGTATCCTCACATGGTGCACAGGTATCCCCACATGGTGCACAGGTATCCCCGCATGGTGCACAGGTATCCCCGCATGGTGCACAGGTATCCCCACATGGTGCACAGGTATCCCCACATGGTGCACAGGTATCCCCACATGGTGCACAGGTATCCTCACATGGTGCACAGGTATCCCCACATGGTGCACAGGTATCCCCACATGGTGCACAG GTATCCCCACATGGTGCACAGGTATCCCCACATGGTGCACAGGTATCCCCACATGGTGCACAGGTATCCCCACATGGTGCACAGGTATCCCCACATGGTGCACAGGTATCCCCACATGGTGCACAGGTATCCCCACATGGTGCACAGGTATCCCCACATGGTGCACAGGTATCCCCACATGGTGCACAGGTATCCTCACATGGTGCACAGGTATCCCCACATGGTGCACAGGTATCCCCACATGGTGCACAGGTATCCCCACATGGTGCACAGGTATCCCCACATGGTGCACAGGTATCCCCACATGGTGCACAGGTATCCCCACATGGTGCACAGGTATCCTCACATGGTGCACAGGTATCCCCACATGGTGCACAGGTATCCCCACATGGTGCACAGGTATCCCCCCGTAGAGTGTCAATAG